From Ananas comosus cultivar F153 linkage group 8, ASM154086v1, whole genome shotgun sequence, one genomic window encodes:
- the LOC109714290 gene encoding glutathione S-transferase U18-like, which yields MLGNNFPYNMAGSGDEVKLLGAWPSPYVLRVKIALELKGVSYEYLEQQLLENKSELLLKSNPVYKKVPVLIHKNRPICESAIILQYIDEVWAGTGPSLLPPDPYDRAIARFWAGYIDDKWFPITREIIKAKTEKEKAEAVEQSFAGLTLLEEAYEKSYKEKPFFGGDNVGYLDIVLGSFLGWVKAIEKISDIKLIDGAKFPLLAEWAERFYSLAIVKELIPEVDKLVEFAKVLQAIWNANTSIN from the exons ATGCTT GGAAACAATTTCCCATATAATATGGCAGGGTCAGGAGATGAAGTGAAGCTCCTCGGAGCATGGCCGAGCCCCTACGTACTTAGAGTGAAAATTGCTTTAGAACTCAAGGGGGTGAGCTACGAATATCTGGAGCAACAACTTTTGGAAAATAAGAGTGAGCTCCTCCTCAAATCTAACCCTGTGTACAAGAAGGTGCCAGTTTTGATCCACAAGAATCGGCCCATTTGCGAGTCCGCGATCATCCTGCAGTACATTGACGAAGTTTGGGCCGGAACTGGGCCCTCGTTGCTTCCGCCTGATCCATATGATCGCGCCATCGCGCGCTTTTGGGCTGGCTATATAGATGACAAG TGGTTTCCCATCACAAGAGAGATTATAAAAGcaaagacagaaaaagagaaagcagAAGCTGTAGAACAATCGTTCGCAGGACTTACTTTACTAGAAGAGGCTTATGAGAAAAGCTACAAAGAAAAGCCCTTCTTCGGTGGAGATAATGTGGGCTACCTCGACATTGTTCTTGGGAGCTTTTTGGGCTGGGTGAAGGCGATAGAGAAGATATCGGATATCAAACTCATTGACGGGGCGAAGTTTCCTCTCTTAGCTGAATGGGCAGAGCGGTTCTACTCTCTCGCGATCGTGAAGGAACTGATCCCAGAAGTCGACAAGCTGGTAGAGTTTGCGAAGGTGCTCCAGGCCATCTGGAACGCTAATACCTCGATCAATTGA
- the LOC109714296 gene encoding glutathione S-transferase U18-like — protein MAGSGDKVTLLAEWPSLYVHRVQIALELKGVSYEYLEQEVWVNKSELLLKYNPVHKKVPVLIHKGRPICESTIILQYIDEVWAGIGPSILPSDPYERAVARFWAGYVDEKWFPSSTKIMKAKTEEEKAEAVEQSLTGLNLLEEAYEKSSKGKPFFGGDNVGYLDIVFGSALCWEKTIEKISGIKLIDETKFPLLAAWAQRFSAITIVKELTPETNKLVEFWKELQAIRNANTSGN, from the exons ATGGCAGGGTCAGGAGATAAAGTGACGCTCCTTGCAGAATGGCCTAGCCTCTACGTGCATAGAGTACAAATTGCTTTGGAGCTCAAGGGGGTGAGCTACGAGTACTTGGAGCAAGAGGTCTGGGTAAATAAGAGCGAGCTCCTCCTCAAATACAACCCCGTGCACAAGAAGGTGCCGGTTTTGATCCACAAGGGTCGGCCCATTTGCGAGTCCACGATCATCCTCCAATACATCGACGAAGTTTGGGCCGGAATTGGGCCCTCGATTCTCCCCTCGGATCCATACGAACGCGCCGTCGCGCGCTTCTGGGCCGGCTATGTTGATGAAAAG TGGTTTCCTTCTTCGACAAAGATTATGAAAGCAAAGACGGAAGAAGAGAAAGCAGAAGCTGTAGAGCAATCATTAACAGGACTCAATTTATTAGAAGAGGCTTACGAGAAAAGCTCTAAAGGAAAACCCTTCTTCGGCGGAGACAATGTTGGCTATCTCGATATTGTTTTTGGGAGCGCCCTATGCTGGGAGAAGACGATAGAGAAGATATCAGGTATCAAACTCATCGACGAGACAAAATTCCCTCTCTTAGCTGCATGGGCGCAGCGCTTCTCCGCCATCACGATAGTGAAGGAATTGACCCCAGAAACCAACAAGCTGGTAGAGTTTTGGAAGGAGCTCCAGGCTATCCGGAATGCTAATACCTCGGGCAACTGA
- the LOC109714292 gene encoding glutathione S-transferase U18-like, protein MAGSGDEVKLLGAWPSPFVLRVQIALELKGVSYEYLEQEIWENKSELLLKSNPVYKKVPVLIHKDRPICESAIILQYIDEVWAGTGPSLLPSDPYDRAIAHFWAGYIDDKWFPVTRDITKAEIIEAKTEKDKAEPVEQSFAGLTLLEEAYEKSFKEKPFFGGDSVGYLDIVLGSFLGWVKAIEKILDMKLIDRTKFPLLAEWAERFCSVAIVKELIPEVDKLVEFLKELQAIWNANTSIN, encoded by the exons ATGGCAGGGTCAGGAGATGAAGTGAAGCTCCTTGGAGCATGGCCCAGCCCCTTCGTTCTTAGAGTACAAATTGCTTTAGAACTCAAGGGGGTTAGCTACGAGTATCTGGAGCAAGAGATTTGGGAAAATAAGAGTGAGCTCCTCCTCAAATCCAATCCAGTGTACAAGAAGGTGCCAGTTTTGATCCACAAGGATCGGCCAATTTGCGAATCCGCGATCATCCTCCAATACATCGACGAAGTTTGGGCCGGAACTGGGCCCTCGTTGCTTCCATCTGATCCATACGATCGCGCCATCGCGCACTTTTGGGCCGGCTATATAGATGACAAG TGGTTTCCCGTCACAAGAGATATTACAAAAGCAGAGATTATAGAAGCAAAGACAGAAAAAGATAAAGCAGAACCTGTAGAACAATCGTTCGCAGGACTTACTTTACTAGAAGAGGCTTATGagaaaagcttcaaagaaaAGCCTTTCTTCGGCGGAGATAGTGTGGGCTACCTCGACATTGTTCTCGGGAGCTTTTTGGGGTGGGTGAAGGCGATAGAGAAGATATTGGATATGAAACTCATTGACAGGACGAAGTTTCCTCTCTTAGCTGAATGGGCGGAGCGGTTCTGCTCTGTCGCGATCGTGAAGGAACTGATCCCAGAAGTCGACAAGCTGGTAGAGTTTTTGAAGGAGCTCCAGGCCATCTGGAATGCTAATACCTCGATCAATTGA
- the LOC109714293 gene encoding glutathione S-transferase U17-like has product MAASGDKVKLLGRSWGCPYVIRARIALELKGVSYDYVVEQLGEKKSELLLKSNPVYKKVPVLIHNDRPICESAIIVQYIDEVWAGTGASILPSDPYERANARFWTGYIDDTWFPALLKIIKVKTEKEKAEALEQSFVGLSLLEETYKKSFEGKAFFGGDNVGYLDIIFGSFLGWVKAIEKISDIKLIDEAKFPLLAKWAERFASVATVKEHVPKTDELVEFFSKVLKDLWNASAPNN; this is encoded by the exons ATGGCAGCGTCAGGAGACAAAGTGAAACTCTTAGGACGAAGTTGGGGATGTCCCTACGTGATTAGAGCAAGAATTGCTTTGGAACTCAAGGGGGTGAGCTACGACTATGTGGTGGAACAACTTGGGGAAAAGAAGAGTGAGCTCCTGCTCAAATCAAACCCCGTTTACAAGAAGGTCCCAGTTTTGATCCACAATGATCGGCCCATTTGCGAGTCCGCGATCATCGTCCAATACATCGACGAAGTTTGGGCCGGAACCGGGGCCTCGATACTTCCCTCGGATCCATATGAACGTGCCAACGCGCGCTTTTGGACCGGGTATATTGACGACACG TGGTTTCCTGCTTTACtcaaaattattaaagtaaagacagaaaaagagaaagcagAAGCATTAGAGCAATCGTTCGTAGGACTCAGTTTATTAGAAGAGACTTATAAGAAAAGCTTTGAAGGGAAGGCCTTTTTTGGTGGAGACAATGTGGGCTATCTCGACATCATTTTCGGAAGCTTTCTGGGCTGGGTGAAGGCGATAGAGAAGATATCAGATATCAAACTCATCGACGAGGCAAAGTTCCCTCTCTTAGCGAAATGGGCAGAGCGTTTTGCCTCCGTCGCGACCGTGAAGGAGCATGTCCCGAAAACTGACGAGTTAGTAGAATTTTTTTCGAAGGTGCTCAAAGATTTATGGAATGCTAGTGCCCCAAACAACTAA